One segment of Brassica napus cultivar Da-Ae chromosome C3, Da-Ae, whole genome shotgun sequence DNA contains the following:
- the LOC106408326 gene encoding uncharacterized protein LOC106408326, translating to MELDKGFPKLIALDDKHGSIFLVNVDYTWIPSTCERCGNLGYKAKRCLLPSKPQHDPNLQQKEKDEINDEVPVVDIDLILQQREKDTSSSAARYLNNPLINGASLTAVSAHDIPLLHQMKELNVPSVVSATEISQPLQSDLEVAPPLFTVSSDVSVDCQGTSNNTLSPLVDSQSTPITAAIMDSIPSNIINKEVQTPSIVDSLTTSLQVSEFESHPRFTVLEEVDEVESEHMSSLSLTRGRRETKPPIKFQDLEWKTMQGKGKRGRRGRGSSR from the coding sequence ATGGAGTTGGATAAGGGTTTTCCGAAGCTTATTGCCCTTGATGATAAACATGGCAGTATTTTCTTGGTTAATGTGGACTATACGTGGATTCCATCAACTTGTGAAAGATGTGGAAACTTAGGCTATAAAGCGAAGAGATGTCTTCTCCCTTCTAAGCCTCAACATGATCCAAACTTGCAGCAAAAAGAAAAGGATGAAATTAATGATGAGGTTCCTGTTGTGGATATTGATCTCATCTTACAGCAAAGAGAAAAGGATACTTCCTCTTCAGCAGCTCGCTATCTAAACAACCCATTGATTAATGGTGCTTCCCTGACTGCTGTTTCAGCACATGATATTCCTCTACTTCATCAAATGAAAGAGCTCAATGTCCCTTCTGTAGTTTCAGCCACTGAAATAAGCCAACCCTTGCAATCTGATTTGGAGGTAGCTCCTCCTCTCTTTACGGTTTCTTCTGATGTTTCTGTGGATTGCCAAGGTACATCAAACAACACTTTATCTCCATTAGTAGATTCTCAATCTACTCCCATTACCGCAGCAATTATGGATTCAATTCCATCAAACATTATCAACAAGGAAGTCCAAACACCATCCATTGTTGATTCTTTAACCACATCACTTCAAGTTAGTGAATTTGAGAGTCATCCTCGTTTCACTGTGCTAGAAGAAGTGGATGAAGTTGAGTCAGAGCATATGAGCTCTCTCAGCTTGACAAGGGGTAGGAGAGAGACAAAACCTCCTATCAAATTTCAAGACTTGGAATGGAAGACAATGCAAGGGAAAGGTAAACGTGGCCGACGTGGTCGTGGATCTTCTCGTTAG
- the LOC106409369 gene encoding wax ester synthase/diacylglycerol acyltransferase 3, translating to MAREKQAEITIMEPLSPVSRLFVSPGFYGVIVFTLGFKTRCNSSAIVEGIKNTWIKLPRFSSKVVMDDKKNGEAVWVPVNVRVEDHVFVPDIDHFDITNPDQFIEDYTSNIANTTMDMSRPLWEFHVLNIKTSNAESLGIGKFHHSLGDGMSLMSLLYASSRKISDPNALPTTATTRKQVGSNDNWWLVARFLLMIRVIFTTFIELFKSLLTLCFMRDTKTPLMGKPGDRNGPRKIIHRIVSFDDVKFVKNTMKMKVNDVLLGITQAGLSRYLRKKYGEDPVTEKKKSLEETRLRGTIAVNLRPETKIKDLADMMTKGSKCRWGNFIGVVIFPLWIRSEDDPLEYVRRAKATMDKKKISMEALVLYGFIKFTMKIFGEKAVEAITKRVFSHTTLTFSNVLGPNEDISFFEHPMCYVGASALIGPQALIIHYVSYADKIIINLAVDTTVIPDPHVLCDNLVESLEIIKLSLLEKGLHKMEV from the exons ATGGCGAGAGAGAAGCAAGCAGAGATAACAATAATGGAGCCGCTTAGCCCAGTGTCTCGGCTGTTTGTTTCGCCCGGTTTCTATGGCGTCATTGTCTTTACTTTAGGGTTTAAAACTAGATGCAACTCATCTGCCATTGTTGAAGGTATCAAGAACACATGGATCAAGCTTCCCCGCTTCTCTAGCAAAGTg GTGATGGACGATAAGAAAAATGGAGAAGCGGTTTGGGTTCCTGTTAATGTTCGAGTAGAAGATCATGTTTTTGTTCCGGACATTGATCATTTCGACATTACAAACCCTGATCAATTTATAGAAGACTATACGTCAAACATAGCTAACACTACAATGGACATGTCCAGACCTTTATGGGAATTTCATGTACTGAATATAAAGACATCAAACGCAGAATCTTTAGGTATAGGGAAGTTCCATCATTCACTTGGCGATGGGATGTCTCTTATGTCTCTTCTATATGCTAGTTCAAGAAAAATATCAGACCCCAACGCTCTACCTACTACTGcgactacaagaaaacaagttGGTTCCAATGATAATTGGTGGCTGGTTGCCAGATTTTTGCTTATGATTAGAGTCATTTTTACAACTTTTATTGAACTGTTCAAGTCCCTCCTTACACTATGTTTTATGCGGGATACTAAAACTCCTCTCATGGGTAAACCTGGAGATCGAAATGGACCTAGAAAGATTATCCATCGGATAGTAAGCTTTGATGATGTCAAGTTCGTGAAGAACACAATGAAAATG AAAGTCAATGATGTTCTTCTTGGAATAACACAGGCAGGTCTCTCaagatatttaagaaaaaaatatg gTGAAGATCCAGTGACTGAGAAGAAAAAATCCTTAGAGGAAACACGTCTCCGGGGTACAATAGCTGTAAATCTAAGACCAGAAACAAAGATCAAG GATCTTGCTGATATGATGACAAAAGGTTCAAAATGTAGATGGGGTAATTTCATAGGTGTTGTTATATTTCCTTTATGGATAAGATCTGAGGATGATCCATTGGAATACGTCCGGAGAGCCAAAGCAACTatggataagaaaaaaatctccaTGGAAGCACTTGTGTTATATGGATTCATCAAATTTACAATGAAAATATTTGGCGaaaag GCCGTAGAAGCTATCACTAAGAGGGTATTTAGCCATACAACGCTGACATTTTCTAATGTGCTGGGTCCAAACGAAGATATAAGTTTCTTTGAACATCCCATGTGTTACGTCGGAGCAAGCGCATTGATTGGACCACAA GCTCTTATCATCCATTATGTAAGCTACGCAGACAAGATTATCATCAATCTAGCTGTCGATACAACAGTGATTCCAGACCCTCATGTACTATGTGATAATTTGGTAGAGTCGCTTGAAATCATCAAACTTTCTCTCTTGGAGAAAGGACTTCATAAAATGGAGGTTTGA